The region GCGAGAAACAGATGAACTAAAAGGTAATTGAATGTGTCGACCGAGTTGACAAGCATGGCAAATGTCACGACTCATGCATTTATTACATGAAATAAGAGATGAACGTGCTAAATGAAAGAGAGCCGAACGGCCGATATGACCGAGTCAGGTGATGCCAAAAGTTTTCGAGAGAGGACGAAGCGCAAGGGGCATGAGGCGCTGATTGTGCGGGAATGTGTATGGGATAGAGTCCGCCGGAGCTATTGCACCTCGTAATCATCGTCCCCGGTTTGGAGTTCCTTCACGACGACCAAAAGGGTCAAATTCGACGGAATAAAAATTATCAGTAGTAAATTGACGAAAagagattaggtttttaatgaggcCGGGAGAAACTAAGACATTGTTTAGAGAAAGGTTTTTGGTAGTGGAAGGAATGGCGGTACGACCAGTGGCAGTGACGGGGAGACGGGAACCGTCACCGACAACGACGTATTGAGAgtgagaagaagggaggaagCACGAGAGTATACCGGGGGTCTATAGAAGGGTGTGAGGACGCACCGGAGTCCATGTACCGCCGAGTCGCCCTGGGATCTAAGGCTCATGGTGTTCATCGCTTGGATGAGGGAGTTAGCATCCCATCCTGCTAGCGCATGAGATGACCCACCTTGTGTTGTCGTCAAATGGGCCTGCGGTGCAGGAGCGCTCGGGCACTTGCCCAAGATGCCTTGGCTCGCAGACAGAGCGGGGTCTCGCCATGTGCGCGTAGGGGCCGACATTGGCCAGAGTTGAAAGGTGCTTGTCATAGGGTTGAAGAACGGGACTGAGCCACCTTGAAAGATGTTGCCACTGGGCGAGCCGCCACCTCATCGCCGACCTTCTTCGGGCTTGGGTTTGTACTTGCCTCCCTTGCCGCAACCGCCATTGTTGCGGTTGGTGGAGTAGTTGTACGTGCGCGGAGTAGAGGGGTTGTCGGTGGAGGAGTAGAGATCGGTGGGAGCCACCGCCGGCTTGGTGTGAGACGCCTCATTCATCTGCAAAAGAGTACGCACCTCCAGAAAGTCGGGAAACGGAGTCTTGCAGGCGATGATGGTGGAGATCGTCGAGAAACGCTCGGTGAGGCCACGGAGGATGGTGACGACGAGAGTCTCGTCACTGATGGCGTGGTCGAGAGCGCCGAGAACATCAACGAGGGACTTCATCTTCTGACAGTACTGTAGCACAGGCAAATCCCCTTGTGCGGTGCCGCGGAACTCAGCTTCGAGAGCGAGGACGCGCATTCCTGTTGTTGCAGAAGAGGCCATCGATGCTTGTCCAAATCATGTGCGCAGCCGCGCCGGGGCTGAGGACAATGCCCAAGATTTTTTCAGAGATCATGCTGTACAACCAGGAGACAACAGTGAAGTTATCGAGGTCCCAATCACCGGAGGCGCCAGCCGGCTTGGGGCCATCTAGATGGGTTTTGAGGGAGAAATGACGGACGAGAACGAGGAAGAGTTCACGCCATGTGGTGTAGTTGGGGGGAGAGAGGGTGAGGTTGAAGGGGATGCGAATTTTGACATTGACGGCGTGGGGTGCCGCTGAAAtctgctggtgctggtgctgctgGTCGCCCATGGCAAGGATAGGGAGAGAGGATGAGCTAGGCAGGAACGATTTTAGGCTGATACCATGAAAGATTGATTGTAAAAGAGAGATACATTGTCCATTGATTGGTGCACCATATATAGGAGTACAACAAGAGATAGTTGGAAAGCGTATTaacatgaattaattaataatcaatttgAAAACTATCCTAATTTGGTTAGAGAAAAATCACCAGCTGTACAGGTAGTCAGTCTATCAAggaaagaataaattaaaaagaaagaaagaacatgCTTCCAACTTGGAAAACCATTCAACAACAATGAAACATCCAAGAAAGTTCTTAAATAACACACGAGGGTTGATCTAGAATTATCAATGTGGTCCTCATGTATGACAATTTACATGTTAAACTTAAGCAAACAAGAAAATCATGGTAGTCCTaacttataataaattatactttatatatatatatatatatttctattattaaaaaaaattaattcaatctTGTTTTACATTAAATCTAACAATTAATATCAAAACACCTAATTGAAAAAATGAATACTTCTTTTCAAAACAATACCTTGATGAAGATCCGTGTCCGATTATCACACGCCgtttctattattttaataaatcttaaataatttaattttttaaaaaaaatatagataagcataaaaaatattgattttactTTACGCATATATACATTTTGTgcaaattttttacataaaaataaattaataaattaaaaaaaggttgaGATTAGAAGTTTAGACAACAAGACTAAAGCTAAGCCGGTGATCCTGAGCTGGTGCTGACAAAGCTCTCTTATCCCCCTAATACCTTATCACCACCAATTCCAAGCATAGCAAATCAAACTCCTTATTATAGTCCTTATCATGGTCTtgcaattttataaatattcattctcctcttcttctcaatctctctatctttctcatcatcatcatcatcatcttctcctttGCCCTTTCTTTATCACCTTCTCACCAAATTAACCCCcaagaaaacatcaaactcttcttcttcttcttcttcttcttcttcttcttcttcttcttcttcaattctacTTCTCTTTCCAAACATGAATGCCCCAACAAATCCAAAAGCCTTCAAACAATGGCAACAGAATGCCGAAAATTTCACAGATGTTCAAATCCAAACATCCTCTGGCCATACCATCTATGCCAATGCAAACATCCTTGTATGTTCTCACACATGCCATTTCTTGATCATTTCCATCAAGTATTGGATATAAGAATTTGGTCATTTGATCTAATCtctataagttattttttatttttcttcaggCCTTGGCTTCACCAGTGCTGGAGAGGATGTTGGAACATGCAAGAAGATGTTCATCTAACTCAAGACGGCAAATCAAAGTTCTTGGAGTTCCTTGCGATGCAGTCCTTTCATTTGTTCGCCTTCTCTACTCCTCCAAATGGAGATCATCCGATAAGGAAGAAGTCGAAGAGATGGAGAAACACGGCATGCATTTGCTTGCATTGTCTCATACATACCGAGTGCAGTGGCTCAAGCGCGTATGCGAGGCCGGTCTTATTGTGAGCACGGTGAACGTGATCGACACTCTTAAACTTGCAAAATGGTGCGACGCACGGCGGCTTTACATCAAATGCATGGTAGTGCTAACTCAGGACTTGACCGGTGTTCAATGCGCAGAGTCATGGAGATTCATTCAAGCACATGACCCACAACTGGAACTCGAGATCCTGCAATTCATCCAAGAAAAGGATTTGGTATGCATTCAATAACACATGGtccttgatttttttgaattacATAAGGCAAGTTATGCttaattctttctttatgaaCAGAGAATGAAGAGGATGAGAAGAAGGAAAGAGGAACAAGGTGTGTACATGCAGCTGGTACAAGTGTTGGAATGCTTGGATCATATCTGCACAGAGGGATGTACTAATGTTGGTCCTTTGGATGTGGATTTGGCAAGCACGAGCAGAGGACCTTGTGGTAGTTTCTCTACTTGTGAGGGATTGCAGCAGCTCATCCTTCACTTGCCATTGTGCTCGAAGAAGCTTGCCCCTGGTAAATGCACACATTGCAAAAGGATGTGGCAAATTTTTCGCCTTCATTCCTCTCTTTGTGCCCGGACTGAATTTTGCAAAGTTCCGCTCTGCAAGTGAGTAAATATATAAGCTTAGGTTTTTCATTCTATTGTCTTGAGATTGGATTAGATTGGGATATAttgaatcttgtgttttctttttggtttgataTTTAGGCAGTTTCAAATGAGGAAACAGGAGGAAGGAAAGGGAGATGATGAGATGTGGAGGCTTTTGGTGAAGAAGGTGGCATTTGCAAGATTCATGTCCTGTTTGGAGAAGACAAAGAGGACAGAGGAAGTCTGGAGAAAGGCTGGAAAGTGTGGGGACAGTAGCTGTAGATCTGTAACTTCATctcaaagaagaaaatgatttttacaaattttctttGTAAAAAGGCCGTAAGATTACACGTGATTGTTCGTacattaaattcattttattgaGATTCATGGCTTTTTGGTACATTGatacaaactcttttttttttttatatattttataaaagacATTAATACAAACTTGAGTCAGTTGTCTAGCTGTCTGCCTAAACAATACGAGTAATTATgtgagataaaaatataattaaaaactcaactaaaaaaatagaaggataatattttaaaaaattccctCTCACAACGGTGAGTGATTTGTTcattttaacaattttaataataaaaataatattttttttatattaattggcTTCTAATTTATGTCATAACATTGGGATTACATTGAAATTGAAGgctaataaaaaagaaaaaaatctatggTGTTTTAACCATCTTacgtttttgttttgttaggaTGGAGGCTTttagagataaaaaaataaaaataggtttttttgaGAACCACACTTGAATTGAGGGATTTTGAAATGccagttttttaataaattagctctTGAGCtctgtttataaaaaaaaaactaccttATTTTGTGAGATCGGGCTCCATTTCTAACACTAAATTTCATTTGTTATGAAATAGTTATGGGTTAATATGACAGGGTTTTAGTTtcaattcaatataattttaatagatAGATGGTTGAATCGATTCTCTTGCTACTCCTTGAACATGCTTTATGTTGAAATATACATTCAAATTAATTGAGTTAGACAATGGATTGTATTGCAAAATTAAAAGATTGTATGATTTTCTTCTAAGTTAATTATAAATCATTAGAGGGACtatattgtaaaatttaaaaggtataATATAGTGAGAAATGTATAGATGGGAATGACTTAGGTGAAGTTAGATATGTGTAGTTAGTGTAGTTTCTACCATCGACGTTTTCGACACGCGGCATTTGTATGTagaatttaaaagtaaaagataCGTTATAGGAAaagcttattatatttttatatatatttcggGACACGTCATCAAACGTCAATAGCTGAAATCACACTAACTACACCTATCTAACTTCACCTAAGTCATTCCCAATATAGATTGAACTCGGTGgatgaaattataataaaagattaaaatattgAAGCAGTAGAAAGCGATCATGTTCTCAATTTGTTCTCAAATACTCCTATCAATCATGGTGTAATCTTTCCATTATATTTTGctctttgttaaaaaattgagaaaaaaagacAATACACAAGTTAGAGAGAAAGCAAATACATCAgcttcatttattaatttttgacatATACTTAATTTTCTTATGAAGTTCATGAATATGGGGAGATGAACATGCATTGTATTCATGAGGAGGTATAAAGAAATTTAAGAGTTTACAAATGGACATCTACAACCAGGACCATAAACAAGAAGCAATTCTGACATCATCTGCTTCTTTCTGCAAGCATGTTCAAACTTGGAAAGACTCTCAAGAGTCTTCTAATCTGACCAATAAAAATGGCAAGCTCATCATCCTCCTTTGTCTCCCGCTCTTCCCCTTCAACACTTTAATGACTCTAATAACTGAATTAAAATCATTCTCTTTGAAGCTCGACTTACCCACACTCCTCCCCTTCCAACTTCCCAGGCTTCCAAAGTATGTCACTAATGAGATTGGATCTCCATGGGAGTTTCAACCTATTGCATTTGCATATTTGCTATGATGGACTTCAGCAACATCAGGCGATTGCCCCCAATTGCTTTGCTTAAGAAGCCTAAAACAGTTTCAGAGCTCTTCTTAATAGCTCGAAGGAGAACTGCACAATTCATCATGACATCATTGTATGTTCATGTCTTCATGGTTGCTGACAGTATCCTTCTTCTTGGGCCAAGTTTTCTAGGTCAGAACTCAGATAATGAAACACATGTTTCCATGCCTGCGCTGGTGCTTACTACCACGGGTCTGGTTGCATTTGTGTTCAGTTATGCTGCCTTCCTGCTGTGCTTTGTGATCTCAACTGTGGAAAAGAATTGCTATGGATTTAGAGCAATTAAAATGGCAGCACGTCTCATAAGAGGTTGAAAATTCACGGTGTTTCTTCTGATAGCTCTGCTACATCTATTCAATCATTTATTCCAGTCTGGTTACCTCAAGATGGTCGCAGCAGCTATGCCCAGGACTTTGTTGGACTGTTTTACGAAGACTCTTGCCAAGTTTGTTATCCAGGTAGCTGAATGCTCTGTGATCTGTGTTTACTACACCATTTGTAGGGAAGAGAAACACGCACATAATAAAGTAGTCCGAGAAGAATCATGTTAAGAGGaatagaagaaaacaaagtaatttcactaaaaaaatcAGGAATCTTTTTACCATATACTTATTTGTTTACACTAGTAAACTTGAAAGAAAACACACCAAAAATTTGGAGCAAAACACTTGCTCTTGGTCTTAAGGAGACAGAACTTCAAGCTCACTGTGTTAATTCATTGTTCAAAAATATGCAGACCCATTTATAGAGGCCATGTAGATGACAAAGATATGACACATTAAATAACGGGAGGCACTCATAAAAGTTAAGAGGCAACACATTTCTTAGTTGCCATTTGAAAGAGTTTCAGAGGAGCTcttaatcttcttcttccttgaggCAAAGCTACTGGGTCCCACTGCTATTGACATCCGCTTGGTCCTGCCAGTCATTAACAACAATCATCACATATTAAATATTATCTCACACAATACCAACTCGAAAATATTTCAACTAAGGTTTGACATACTGCATCGAGAGTTCCACTGACTCAACATCGTCCTTTCTAGGCTCTGGGCCTAAACAAAAAGGGTTCAGTGAATATAAGTTCGTAAAATTGCCAAATTCCCTCATAAGAAGAATAAAGTAATTAGAAAGCAAAAAAAAGGAGTTTCCGAAAGGGAGCAACATTATCATCATGTTTAACCATTGAGTGCAAATGTTTACCTGATTATCCAAGAAACATAATGATTCAGAACCAAAGAAAGAGGAGCATATATCTAAAGTTTCACCAGTTATATTCAATAGTATCATATTAGCAGAGACATGTTGCAGTAAATAAGATTATACAAATATTTCTGAGAAAGAATattagaaattccacatgtaAGGAGTTGAAATATGCTAGTTTATGCATCCAAAATACACATTTCTACATTTAGAACACAAAGTATAACAATTATGGCATCTGCATTGACTTAACACATACAGCCAACTTAATGTTCCTTCACATACATTATGAAGGTTTAATATTTTCACTTCGTCTATGGAAAGGTGAATTTATTCAAACATCCATGAAAAGAAACAGCAACTTATTTATCAGTATATATGCTAAAAACTTGCAAGGATCTCAGATGAATCATTGGCAATCTTTTTGAGTGCAACAAAAGCAATCTTATCCAAGAACCACTCGTTAATGAAAAGGCTCATCAAGCAGGGCGTTTTCCCTTCAGGTTAGTGTATGTAATAGAGTTAAAATCTAGTTGAGATGGCTTGGGAGCAAACATTTAGGCCTATCAATGTGTTCAACAAAAGAGATTATGCATATGCACACAGGGACAGTCATTATCTgaatacaaattttatatttgtttcaaATAAGTCATTCAAATACTTTGTCCCTTACGCAGTTCAGGTAGGTTTTGAAGGCTTTGTGGACACTGAGAATACTTCATAAGCTCCTATTAAGCATTATATAAGAACACACTAAAATGGATAGTAAAGAGGCAATAATAGATATTTTCCAACCCACAGTGCGTCAAACCGTATCATTCTTCACCAACGAAGTGGATCCAAATTACCAAGATCTTATTGGAACAGGggtatcaaataaatataatactttaacaaagataataaaaaatcagaGACAAATCACAATGCCTTTCTTTTGTAGGAAAAATATTATTGGAAATTTTATGCttgaaattatcaaaatgatctcatttggttcatttttttatgaaaatatcagTTGCAAAAAACCTGGCCTCCTTTATTTTAGTTTACATCTTAGCatgcaattaaagaaaacagaATATACTTGCACAAAAAGTCACCACCAACAGATATTTAGGTAATTAATGTAATCATAAAGTTAAACTTATTAAAGGTAGATGTAAATTTCAAACtcataaaaatacttaaatgaaTTGCATAAACGTTCATACAACTGCTGCAGGACACACAGCTAATTAAAAGGGCAACACTGTTGTTGCAGCATGGAGCCAATCTGTGCACACATATTAAAGGAAGCTTTTGGGCAATGAAGCAATGGGAGGTAACATTAACGAAAACTAATACGCAAATTAGAGAATGATATGGGGTTTTAATGTGTCGCAAACGAAAATACTTGCAAAATAAAGAGTATTTAgtcaatcaaaatataaaacgGAGGCTGATTCAGACTGAAATCAAACGAGCAATGTTATACACAGTGGATGTGTAATTCCAAGTCAATCACTAACATATGCAACCAAATAACAGCAACTTATGCTACTCCAGCAAATTTCTACAAAGGGAAAGGACTAAAACCTAACAGGTACACAACTTAACTATCTCGCCTAACTCAATGGCTTGCTCCCGCACGAGAAGGAAATGACTAGATGCTAGGGGCAAGAGAAGCAGGGTCCAAAGGAGCTCCAGATCAGTGACTATGGAAACTCACGAACTAAAGATGCTACGTGACGCTGAATATGCTTGTACAAGGGGAAGGGCTGACTTCCACTTCCAAGCATTGAAATTAGAGATGAAAAAGACGCTAACATTAGCAGAAGATCATCGATAAGAAGACTAGACTCCAATGGGGTACGACAGCTGATAGATAGCTTAGCCTTCTCGGCTAGTCTCCTCTGCATTGACACATTGTGTTAGCGTGGGCATGCTTCAATCGCTTCCGTGCTCCTAGTTGGCCATTCAAGTATAAAACCACAAACAGAAGATCCCTCTGTAAAAATAAGGTCCATGAATTGGCATAAGCTGGACATATTTATCACTCTTAGAGCCAAATCTTGTTGTCAAACGCAATCAACTGAAGTAATAAAACACACTCTAACTTCCTTAAGCAATTGGGAAAGGACTAGTGAAGAAATAAATTTGTCTCTCTTGAGAAAGTGAAAAGTAGTTTCATGCTGAATGGTGATTTTCCAATCAATTTGGACATTCAACTAGAAAAGCAAACTGCTTTTTGATTCTTCCAACCAAAAtgtgaagaaaataaagataagaGAATGAAAAACATTATGATATTTTCCTCTTGAAAAATTGCAGAAAGTGCATACTTTCCTCTCAGAAACAACTTAGTGCTTTCCTTATTT is a window of Dioscorea cayenensis subsp. rotundata cultivar TDr96_F1 chromosome 5, TDr96_F1_v2_PseudoChromosome.rev07_lg8_w22 25.fasta, whole genome shotgun sequence DNA encoding:
- the LOC120260616 gene encoding BTB/POZ and TAZ domain-containing protein 1-like, with the protein product MNAPTNPKAFKQWQQNAENFTDVQIQTSSGHTIYANANILALASPVLERMLEHARRCSSNSRRQIKVLGVPCDAVLSFVRLLYSSKWRSSDKEEVEEMEKHGMHLLALSHTYRVQWLKRVCEAGLIVSTVNVIDTLKLAKWCDARRLYIKCMVVLTQDLTGVQCAESWRFIQAHDPQLELEILQFIQEKDLRMKRMRRRKEEQGVYMQLVQVLECLDHICTEGCTNVGPLDVDLASTSRGPCGSFSTCEGLQQLILHLPLCSKKLAPGKCTHCKRMWQIFRLHSSLCARTEFCKVPLCKQFQMRKQEEGKGDDEMWRLLVKKVAFARFMSCLEKTKRTEEVWRKAGKCGDSSCRSVTSSQRRK